From the genome of Pseudomonas mohnii:
ACCTTGTCGCCGTAGGTCGCCTGCAGCTCTTTGCCAATCTGCGCATGTTCTTCGCCGCGCACCGCGTAGTGCAGCTCGAACGGCACCTTGCTCAGGCGCAACTCCTCCAGTTGGGAAATCACCGGGGTGATGCCGACGCCGCCAGCGATGAACAGATGCAAGCGTGCCTGTTTGATCAGCGGAAACAGATTGACCGGCGGCGTGACTTCGATCAGATCGCCTTCATTGACGCTGTCGTGCAGGGCCACCGAGCCGCCGCGACCGCTTTCCACGCGACGTACGGCAATCTGGTAGCTGCTGGTGTCGTAGGGCGAACTCAGCAGCGAGTAAGGGTTGCGCAAGGTGTTGCGGTCGTTGGCGATCAGCACCACCACATGGCTGCCACCGGAGAACGCCGGCAAGTGCTCGCCGGTCGGTGAGACCAGGGTGAAGCGCTTGATTTCCGGGGTCACCGATTCGATTCGGGCCACGCGCAGATTCAAAGTCCCAGTGTTCTGGCTCATGTGTCGAGCTCCTCGGCGGGCGGCAGTTCGCCCGGTACTTCGGCATCGGCCTTGACCGCTTGAAACGCTGCCAGCCGGCGGGAATAGTGATCGCGCACCACCAGCGTCAGGCCGCAACCGGGGCAGTCGTAGACACGTTGGGTGACGTTTTCGGTATAGGTGTCGCAGTGCACGCACCAGACCCGGCGCACCAGCGTGCCGGAATGTTCGCGCAGCACTTCATCGCGGTTGAGGTCGTAACGGGTGGCCACTTGCATGGCGCTGCCCAGAAAACTTTCGGACCCGGCGAGGTACAGACGGGTGCCCATTCGCGCATCGAAGAGCAGGTCGTTCAGGTCATCGATCAACGCCTGGTTGCTGGCGTACAGCTTCAATTGATGGCCTGGATGCTCCTGCAGTTGGGCGACAAAGTCCTGCCCGGAAAAGGACTCGCGGGAATACAGCAAGGTGATGGGCCGGTCCAGGCCGGCCATTTCGTCGAGCAGGCGCAACATGGCGCGCCCGCCACTGCCTTGCCCCGCAATGATGTGCCGCGTACCGCCCGGCAGCGGTTGCAACTGGTCATAGACCGGTCGGCTTTTGATCCCGGTGATCAGCATTCTTGTTTTTTCTCCTGACTATCGGCTCGGCTGATGAAAGCCGGCTGTGATGCAAAGCCCAACGACGGTGGGTTGCGATAGCAGGAGCACAGGGCGTGCCAGATATTCAAGTTATTGAAATTAAAGGGTTTTATTGTTTATTGAGGATGGCTTGGGGGTAAAAACAACGATGGGTGTAGGCATTTTTGCAGCATTCAGGCGGGAAGCCACATCACCCCTGTAGGCGCGAGCGTGCCCCCACAGGGTTGTGTGTTGAGGGAATCAAGACATCAGTCACGCTGCAATTTGCGAATCAACGTACCGATGTCGATGCCCAGATGCTGCGCCGCCTTGCGTTTGCTGCCGCACAGTTCCACCGCCTCGAGGATGACCTGGCGTTCGAACTGCTGGACCTGAAGTTTGAGGTTCTGCTCGGCGCTCTGATCGGTGGCGCCCTGAACGACGGAGGGTTTCAGTCGTTGCGCTTGCAGCAGCTCCGCGGGCAAATGATGCTCTTGCGCCTCGTCGTCGGCGAGAACCGCCAGGCGTTCGAAGATGTTGACCAGTTCACGAATATTGCCCGGGAAGTCATAGCTCATCAGCCGCTTGCGGCAACCGGCCGACAGGCTCAGGGAAGGCTCTCGATCACCGTTGATGCGGCTGAGCAGGATGTCGATGAGAAACGGCAGGTCATCGCGATGCTGGCGCAGTGGCGGGATTTCCACCGGCAGCACGGCCAGGCGATAGTAAAGATCGGCACGAAATTCACCGGTGCTCACCAGGTGGCGCAGATCCTTGTTGGTGGCCGCGATCACTTGCACTTGCACGGTTTTGCTCAGGGGCGAGCCGACCGATTGAATGGTGCTGTCTTCGAGAAACTTCAGCAACTTGGCCTGTACATGCAAGGGGATCTCGCCGATCTCATCGAGGAACAGCGTCCCCCCGGAGGCCGCCTCGATGTAGCCTTGCTTGCCGCCCTGCAGCGCACCGGTAAAAGCGCCACGCTCGTAGCCGAACATCTCCGACTCGAACAGGCTCTCGGGAATGCTCCCGCAGTTGACATGAATGAACGGTCGATCACCCCAGCCGGCCGCACGGTGAATGTGTCGGGCAATGGCTGTCTTGCCGACGCCGGGCTCGCCCAGGAGCAACAGTCGTGCGCGCCGGCGGAACGCGCGCACGCCGGTGTCGGCGATGCTCGACAGTTGAGGCGAGAGGTGCAGGGCGTTGTCCTGCGGGTCGCGCAGGCCTTGCGGTTCCGCCGGTCGATTGCCGAGTGATGCCCGCCGTTGCGGCTGGCTGCCGTCGAAGTCTTTCTGGGTCAGCATCCGGAACGGTTTTTCGTAGGCCCCGGTGGGGATGGCATGGGTGCTGCTGAGCAGCACCCGACCTTCCCGGGAACGGGTCAGGGCGCTGTTGCCTCCGCGATTGAGCGCGGCCAGCAAGTCGTCGTAATTCAGGGCCGAGCGCTGGAAGAAATCGCGCTCGGACAACCCGATGGCTTGCTGTTTCGACAACCGGTTGACCCGCTCGGCGGCGAGGTTGAGAAAGCGCACCCGACCTTCGCCGTCAGTGACGATCAGTGCTTCGCTGAAGCTGTCGAGCAAGGCGTGCAGTGCCGGGGTTTCCAGCAAGGCACCCAGCACTTCACTGCTGGCATTGACCGAAGATCGCATGCCCATCTGCAACGAGGGCGGCAGGTTCGAGTCGTTCATGGGTGCAAATCCTGGACGCGACGCCCCTGGCATTCGCGAAACACCGCCACCCGCCACGCCACGCCCTCACGGACCAGGATGCGCGAGCAGTGCACATTGAAATTCCGGTCGCGCCCATGCAAATCAGGTAGCGGCAGGCTGTGCCAGGTGCGTTCGGGCAAGGCCATGTCCAGCAGCAACTGTGCGATCCCGGCGCCATGAGTGATGCCGAACGTGTCTTCGAACGCCGCATTGCGCCATTGCGGCTGCAGGTGTTCATCGATCACCAACACGGCGTCGGGCACGGCATCGAACACCCGGCGCAACGCTTCGATGCGCTGCTCGGCGTCGTGCTGCATGCGCAATTCCTGGCTGACGTCGCGAATGCTGCCCCACATCCGCAGCAGTTGCCCGTTGATGATGGTTGCCCGCACATCGTTTTCGACGTAGGCCGGCGAGCCATCGTGGCGACGGTCCACCGAGAGGGCGCAGTCGACGCTGAACCCGGCCTCGATCAAACGCCGCACGAATGCTTCGTTGGCCGGGCTGCGCGGCCAGTACAGGCGGACGGGCTGCTGATTGAAATCGACATCCGACGGCATCTCGTAGACATCGGCCATGGCGCGGTTGCACAAGCGCCAGTGGGAGTCGTTTTCAAAGACCTGGCGGACAATTTCGTCCGGGGTATTGTTGATGTTCACCGCTTCGGCGAATTCGATGCACCAGTACGCCACCTTTGCGCTCTGCAGCATCTGGCTCATTACTTCGTTGGCGTTGTGCATTTCCCGCAGCCGGTGGCCCAGCGATCCGAGGGGGATTTTCACCAGGTGCAGGCGCGCAGGTTGCACGGTCCGCCATTCCAGCAGGCCACTGGCGATCACATGCAGCAGGCCGCCATTGTGGCGAATCAAGGTGAGCTCCAGGCTCGGGATGAGTTCGTCGGCAGGCGGGTTGGCGAACAGCGACTGCAAGGCACGCACCGACTCGACGCTGAAAATGCGTTCGATCGGTTGCGCCAGCAGTTCCTCCAGCGCATAGCCCAATTGATCGCTCAGGCTGGCGGACAGGTTGAGCAGTTGCCCGTCGGCGCTGACGGTGCTTGCGAGGGGCTGGGCTTTCTTGGCCAGCAAATTCAGGATATCCATTGATGGATCAGCTCGATATTGGCGTTTGAGTGTTTGGATACGGCACATTGCATGCCAATCGAAACGCTTATAAACATTGACGTTCACGAAGGCCTGTCTGGCTGAGCGCTGTGATAATGCAGCAGTTCATGCATATTTACAGCACTTTGCCGGGCCGGACACGCTATCCGATGAATGACCCTGTCGAGGCTGATCGCTGGAGCGGTGAGGGCGATAGCATTTTTCCCTCCAGCCAGGTGTTTCCCAGGATGAAATCGGTCTAAAAACGGCCACCCATTCCCTGAGTGCTTTGCTAATCTGAAGTTGTAGGTGAAAACGCAGACTGATGCGCAAGCGGATAGCGAGGAGGCGTGGGGCGCGCTCCGAAGGGTACACGGTTAGAAAGATCTCCGCGCTGAGATCCAGCCCTTATGCCGTGTGAAGCAGGACAGTGTTTAGTTGCATCATGGTTACATGACTGTTCTGTGGGAGGCCTGATAAACCTTGTAAGCCAGAGACCAGCGCTGGCCACCTACTTAACCTTCGAAGCCCGCCTTGAGCGGGCTTTTTAATGCCGTTCACGCAATCCTGCAGAAGCCAGGCACAGGTAACGCAATACCTGTAGGAGCGAGCCTGCTCGCGATGGACTCCAATACGCCGCGTTTAACCAGGCCACACGCGTCATCGTTAACGACCCTCGCCAGCAGGCTGGCTCCTACAGAGGGATGTAACGCCATACCTGTAGGAGCGAGCCTGCTCGCGATGGACTCAAATACACCGCGTTTAACCAGGCCACACGCGTCATCGTTGACGACCCTCGCCAGCAGGCTGGCTCCTACAGAGGGATGTAACGCAATACCTGTAGGAGCGAGCCTGCTCGCGATGGACTCAAATACGCCGCGTTTAACCAGGCCACACGCGTCATCGTTAACGACCCTCGCCAGCAGGCTGGCTCCTACAGAGCGATGTAACGCAATACCTGTGGGAGCGAGCCTGCTCGCGATGGACTCAAATACACCGAGTTTAACCAGGCCACACGCGTCATCGTTGACGACCCTCGCCAGCAGGCTGGCGCCTACAGAGGGATGTACCCAGGCATAGGTAACAATACCTGTAGGAGCGAGCCTGCTCGCGATGGACTCAAACACGCCGCGTTTAACCAGGCCACACGCATCATCGTTAACGACCATCGCTGGCAGGCCGGCTCCTACAGAGCGATGTACCCCAGGCATAGGTAACGCAATTCGACTGGCAGGGCTCACCGGCTGTGCTAGCGTCTTGAGGTCAACCCTCATTCGCGAGCTCCCTCCATGGACGAGACTATCGTTAATGTCACCACTGCCAAGTTCAACGCCCTCATCGCCATCGTCCAGGCCTACGGGGCCGCTTTCGCGATCAAGATTCTCACCGCCATCGCGTTCTGGATCGTCGGGCGCTGGCTGATCGGCTTTGCCGTCCATATGGTGCAAAAGGCCCTGGGCAAGCAGAAGGTCGACCCGACGGTGTTGCGCTATGTGGGCTCGGCGATCACGGTGACGCTGAACATCATCCTGGTGATCGGCATCCTCGGTTACCTCGGCATGCAGACCACCACCTTCGCCGCGTTGCTCGCCGCAGTCGGCCTGGCAATCGGCATGGCCTGGTCGGGGTTGCTGGCCAACCTGGCGGCCGGTGCCTTCATCATTGTCCTGCGGCCGTTCAAGGTGGGCGATTTCATCTGCGCCGGCGGGGTAACAGGCACGGTCACCGAGATCGGACTGTTCGCCACGGCGATCAACACCCCGGACAACGTGCTGACCCTGGTGGGCAACAACAAGATCTTCAGCGACAACATCCAGAATTTCACCCACAATCCCTTCCGCCGTGTTGAACTCAAGGCACAGCTGTCCGGCGCCGCCGACTGGAAGGCAGCGGCGGCCTTGCTCAAGCAGAAAATCGCGTCCATTCCCAACGTGCTCGCCGAGCCGGCGGTGGATGTGGAGATTCTGGAGTTCAATCTGGTAGGGCCCGTGTTGGCGGTGCGTCCTTATTGCCACAACGAAAACTACTGGCAGGTGTATTTCGACACCAATCGCACCATCAAGGATGCCCTCGGCGAGGCGGGCTTCCCGGCACCGATACCGGCGCAAACGGTGATTTTCCAGCAGGGCGCTACCTTACCCGGAGCGCTGACCAAGGAATGACGGCGTCAGTTCGATTGCGGTCATGGGTACCGGGTCGCAATCGACTTCATGCGGAGCAGGATCAATAAATGCAGGATGTTCGCCCCAACCCAATGCTGACCCTGGAATATTGTGTCGAACGTCCGATATTCATGGATTTCTTGCAGTACGCGAACCGTACACCCGATGCAACCGCTGTCATTTCCCACGATGCATCGTGCAGTTATCGTCAACTTGAGCGCATAAGCCGGGGCATTGCCGGCTTTCTGATCGAAAAAGGCGCCCGCGAGTCAGACCGGGTGGTCATCATTTCCAATCGCTGCGCGGGCCTGGTCTACGCCATGCTCGGCGCCTCGCGGGCCGGGTTGACGTTCAGCGTCGCCGACATGGCCTATCCCGCTGCGCGCATCGACCAGATCATACGCATCCTGCAGCCCTCGTTTGTGTTGCTTTGCGGCGGGGCGACCTTCGATCCCGGGCCTGTACAACCGGGGCAGGGCACTGCTCATCCGCAGGTGGTGCAGATTCCCGAATCGCCTGACGAATCCCTGCAAGCGTTTGCCATTGCTCCAGATGATTTGCCGGAAGTCGACCCGGCTCATCCGGCCTACATCACCTTCACATCGGGCAGTACCGGTGAACCGAAGGGGATTGTCACCCACCATGCGCCGCTGGTTCATTTCATCGAGTGGCATGCCCGGCATCATTCGCTATCGGAAAACGATTGCTTTTCCCTGTTGTCCGGACTGGGTCATGACCCTGTCTACAGGGACGTCTTCACGCCGCTGTCCATCGGCGCGAAAGTGGTCATTCCGGCGCAGTCGCTGGTTATCGATCCATCGGCCCTGGCCACATGGCTGCATGAACATGCCATTTCGGTCATTCACTTGACGCCGCCCCTGGGCAAGCTCATTGAAGCGGGCGCAAAGATCAATGGAACCCGATTCAACGATTTGCGCTACCTGTTTTGGGGTGGCGACGCCCTGAGCGATACCTTGTACGAACAGATGCGCGTCATTGCACCCGATGCAAAGAGCGTGAACTTCTACGGTACGACGGAAACGCCACAGGCCATGGCGTTTCACCCGCTCGATCCCACCGCCGACAATTCGCGGATACCGCTGGGCAAAGGCATAGACGGGGCACAACTGCTGGTCGTGAATGACGCCAGTCAGTTGGCCGGCATTGGAGAAGTGGGGGAAATCCTGATTCGCAGCCCCTATCTGTCATTGGGTTACTGGGGTGACGCGGCGAAGACCCGGGATAGTTTTGTGGTCAATCCCTTTACCCGTGTCCCGGATGACATTTGCTACAAGACCGGCGACCTCGGCACCTACCTTCCGGATGGCAGTGTCATGTTTCTGGGGCGGGGTGACAGTCAGGTCAAGATTCGCGGGCACCGAATCGAACTGACTGAAATCGAAGGCGCCATTTCGCGCCATCCTCGAATCAAGCAGTGCGTTGTGCTGGCGGCGAATGACCGTTCCAGCGTGAGGCTGGTGGCCTATTGCGTTTCAACCCAGCCTGTTTCGTCGGTTCAATTGCGCGAGCATGTCAGCAAGGCACTTCCCGACTACATGGTGCCGGCGTTGTTCGTGTTTCTGGACGCCATTCCACTGACGCCCAATGGCAAGATCGATAAGCGGGCGCTGACTGCGGCGGGCGCTTCGACGCAAGCGGCGTCCCCGGGCTCGGACCAGAATCTGTCGCCGATCGGGCTCAAGCTGGCGGACGCCTGGTCTGCAATCCTCGACGTCCCGCATATCGACGCCAACCTGTCGTTCGTCGAGCTGGGCGGCGATTCGCTGTCGTTCGTCCAGGCGTCAATGGTCCTTGAGCGGTTGATCGGGCATTTGCCCGAACGATGGGAAATGCTGCCGGTCCGTGATCTGGGTGAGTTGGCCAATACCGCCAAACCCTCGCGGCTGGCCGTTCGGGCAATGGAAGTTCCCGTGTTGCTGCGGGTCATGTCCATCGTGATGATCGTTGTCGGGCATTTTCAACTGTTTAAGGATTGGGCGTTCTTCGGCGAAACGGCGGTGTTGTTCGTCGTGTCCGGTCTCAGCCTGGCGAGGTTTCAATTTCAAGCCATCAATGAACGCGGTAACGCCAGTACGCTCGTCAAGTCCGTGGCCACTATCGCAGTGCCCACCGTCCTGTATACGTTGTTGACCCAGGTGCTTTTCGACAGATTTCACTGGCAGTCCGTCTTGATGATTTCCAACTGGTTTGCACCCAATGACATCGGCTACTTCACCTATTGGTACGTTGAAGTGCTGTTGCAGATGATCGTGATTATCGGGCTAGTGTTGTCGTTCGAGCGCGTCAGGCAAATCATCCTTTCCAATCCGTTCCGTTATTTGCTCATGGCGTCCTGCCTGTTGGCGGTGGCTGATCTGTTGATCAGTCTGTATGTGTTTGACGCTTCAGCGCTGGATAACCGGGTGCCACAGCACTTCCTGGCGATCATGGTGCTCGGCATGGCCATTCACTATGCCGACTCCACCCGGCGCAAATGGATGGCCAGCGCGGTGGCGGTCATTGTGGTGGGCGGGCGAGATTTACTGGAGTTCTACGGGCATGGCTTGCCTGCGGTTGGCATGAGCGAATACATCGATGTGGCGGTGCCGGCGGTGCTCGCGGTGATCTGGATCCGCTCGGTGCCCGTGCCAGGACTCATCGCGCGGGGGCTCGCCGCCATCGCGGCGTCAACGCTGTACATCTATCTGACGCACTTCCAGTTCCAGTCCGTGGCCCGTCGCCTCAATGACAGCCCTGTACTGGCCGTGGTGATCGCCATCGTCGGCGGGATCGTGGTCGGTTACGCCTGGAACAAGTTCGTGCGAATCGTGTTGATGCGCTTCAACGGCGCCGAGAAGAAGCGCCGTGCGCAAAAGATTGAACGGGTGGCCTGACGCCGATGTTTTCGTCAGGTCGCCACTTCACGGCTATCCTGATTTCCATGTTCTTGATGCCGTTGCGCTTCGTTAACCGGAGTCAACTGTTGCCTGGATGATGGGTACCTTCTGGCAGGGAAGGGTCTTTCGGCGTTCCACAGGCTTTTCTGGATGAAAGGCGGTGGTTGCACGGATAAGTGTGGCAGCGATGAACACAAGGGTCGAACTGGCAAGAGACGAAGCGGCTCCAGGCGTCTTGGTGCAAACACTGGAGCAGGCTATCGACGCCGTGGTGGTCGTGGATGCGCAGGGCCTCGTGGTGTTTTTCAATGCCGCTGCCGAACGCTTTTGGGGCTGTTCGCGCATTGAGGCGCTGGGCGGTAACGTCAGTGCCCTGATTCCCCGGGGGCTTGACCCGAACCCTGACGATTCTGCCAGCGAGCACACGGACGGCGGCGTCCATCACCTGGCAGGCAGCAGTCTGGATACGCGGATCGTGCGCCAGGATGGTCAGGAGCGCTGGGGCGTGATGTCCGTCTCGACAATTGTTATGCATGACCAGACCCTGCATGCGGTCTTCCTCAAGGATGTCACGCACCTGCGCGTGCAAGACCTCGAGCACCGGTTGCTATCGATGTCGATCAATGCCACGCATTCGGCGACGTGCATCGTCGACGCCCATCGACAGCTTATCTACGTGAATGACGGACTGATCCGCTTGCTGGGGTATTCCCGTGAGGAGGTGATCGGGCAATCACCCTTGCTGTTCTTCGTGCCCGACGCTCGGGCCGAGACGCAAGCGGAGCCGGAGCTGGAAGCCATTCTCTGCGGCCAGCCTCACGAGTTCAGCGCACTGATCAGCAAACGCAGCGGACAGCGCCTGTGGGTGCATGTGTCCTCGACACCCGTCTTCGATGCTCAAGACCAGCTCGAACATGTCGTGATCGTGCTGACGGACATTACCCAGTCGAAGTTGCATGAGGTGCTGCAGAACAAAGTCATTGGCGCATTGCTCAAGGAGGAGTCGCTGGAGAGCGTGCTGACGTTGTTGTGCCATGAAATTGAACGCATCGCCCCCGAAGTCATCGTGTCGATCCTCAGTGTTGATCCGCAAGGAATTCTGCATCCCCTGGCCAGCCCCGGCTTGCCGGTCGAATACTCCAGGGCCATCGAGGGCCTGGTCATCGGCCCCACGACGGGGTCCTGCGGCACGGCCGCCTACCGGGGCGAACCGGTGCTGGTGACCGACATCAACAACGACCCGCTGTGGGCGGACTACAAGCACCTGGCACAACAGTCCGGTTTGCAGGCCTGTTGGTCGATGCCGGTGCGCAACGGTGCCGGGCGCATCGCCGCGACCTTTGCACTGTATTTCCGGGAAAGCCGTGGACCGGACCCCTTGCATGGCCACTTGGTCAAAGCGGGCACGCATCTGTGCATGTTGGCCCTCGAACGCGAGCAAGCCCGCCAATCCATTCGAAAAATGGCCTTTTACGATGGATTGACCGGCCTGCCCAATCGCAGTTACCTGCTCGCCCAGGCACAACGCACCCTGGGCGAAATGGCGCGAGAGCAGGCGGAGCTGGCCGTGCTGTTTGTCGACCTGGATCGTTTCAAGCAAATCAACGATGCGTTGGGCCATGCCTCGGGTGACGAGTTATTGCGCGTCACGGCGCACCGGCTGCGCAGCCTGTTGCGAGAGGCCGACCTGGTCGGGCGTTTGTCCGGCGACGAATTCGTCCTGGTGCTGCCACGCATGAACGCGACACAGGTCGCGACTTTTCTGGAGCGGATGATGATGCTCCTGAGTCGCCCGATGACGATCGCGGGCATGTCGGTGGTCGTTTCGGCCAGCATTGGCATCAGCCTGTTCCCCGGCGATGGGCGTGACATGGAGACCTTGCTGCACCGTGCCGACATTGCGATGTATCAGGCCAAGCGCATCGAGCGCGGCAGCTTCAGCTTTTTTGTCGAAAAGATGAACCGGATCGCTCAAGACCGATTGGTGCTGGAAACGGCGCTGCGCAACGCCATGGCCACCGGCAACCTCGAGTTGTTCTACCAGCCGCAGATCGACCTCAACAGCGGCAGGCTCGTGGGTGTCGAGGCGTTGGCTCGCTGGGCGCATCCGGCCCTGGGCGACATCTCGCCAAGGCAATTCATACCGCTGGCCGAGGAGTGCGGGCTGATTAATGAACTGAGTCAATGGGTGCTGCAAGCGGCATGCGAACAACTGGCCGTCTGGCGTCGACAGGGATTGGCGATTGCGTCGCTTTCGATCAACCTGTCGCCGATCAACTTTCATAACCTCGATCTGGCCGAACTGATTGCCGGCCAATTGCAGCGATACGGTTTGCAACCCGCCGACCTGTGCGTGGAAGTGACCGAGGGCGTGGTGCTTTCCAACAGTCCTGGCACCTGTAAAACCATCCGCGATCTGCACGCGTTGGGGGTGCGGCTGGCCATCGATGATTTCGGCACGGGCTACTCCAGTCTGGGGTATTTGCGGCATCTGCCGATCAGCGAGCTGAAACTGGACAAGAGTTTTGTCGACGACCTGGAGCACGATACGTCTTGCCGGGCCCTGAGCGAGTCGGTCATCGGCATCGGCAAGAGTCTGTCGTTGACCGTGGTGGCCGAAGGCATCGAGTCCGCCGTCCAGCGTGACATCCTCAAGGCCCAAGGGTATGAGGTCGGCCAGGGCAATTTCTTCTCGTTGCCACTGCCTGGCCAGGCGTTCGTGCAATTCATTGATTCGGTGAATGCGGGCGCGGCCGCGTGTAACGGGGCAGGGGCACTCTGCGTGGGGGCGGGGTTTTCGAGCTGATTCAGGGACGGCCAGACGATGGCGCTGTAAACTGGCCGCCCGGTTTCGACCGACCCTTTACCCCTCGAGCAAGAGTTTCCCATGGCCAATCAAGACATCACCTTCGTTCCTGACCCCGATGCCGATTCCATCTCCTCCGACGTTGCCGGTTTTGGCGGCCTGCTGGTCTCCACCCAGATCCCGACCCGTGCCGACGGCAGCCTGGAGCTGGGCGACATCACCCTCCAGAGCGAATGCACCCTGCAGGCGCTGAAGGTTGCGCTGGAGCGGGCCGGCAGCTCCATGGACCGGGTTCTGCACCTGACCATCTACCTCACCGACATGGCCGACCGGGCTGCCTTCAACGAGGTTTACCAGCGCTTTTTCGCCAAGCCATGGCCGGTACGCGCCGCCGTTGGCGTGGCCGCCCTGGCAGTCGAAGGCATGCGCG
Proteins encoded in this window:
- a CDS encoding dimethylamine monooxygenase subunit DmmA family protein — protein: MLITGIKSRPVYDQLQPLPGGTRHIIAGQGSGGRAMLRLLDEMAGLDRPITLLYSRESFSGQDFVAQLQEHPGHQLKLYASNQALIDDLNDLLFDARMGTRLYLAGSESFLGSAMQVATRYDLNRDEVLREHSGTLVRRVWCVHCDTYTENVTQRVYDCPGCGLTLVVRDHYSRRLAAFQAVKADAEVPGELPPAEELDT
- a CDS encoding amino acid adenylation domain-containing protein, which gives rise to MQDVRPNPMLTLEYCVERPIFMDFLQYANRTPDATAVISHDASCSYRQLERISRGIAGFLIEKGARESDRVVIISNRCAGLVYAMLGASRAGLTFSVADMAYPAARIDQIIRILQPSFVLLCGGATFDPGPVQPGQGTAHPQVVQIPESPDESLQAFAIAPDDLPEVDPAHPAYITFTSGSTGEPKGIVTHHAPLVHFIEWHARHHSLSENDCFSLLSGLGHDPVYRDVFTPLSIGAKVVIPAQSLVIDPSALATWLHEHAISVIHLTPPLGKLIEAGAKINGTRFNDLRYLFWGGDALSDTLYEQMRVIAPDAKSVNFYGTTETPQAMAFHPLDPTADNSRIPLGKGIDGAQLLVVNDASQLAGIGEVGEILIRSPYLSLGYWGDAAKTRDSFVVNPFTRVPDDICYKTGDLGTYLPDGSVMFLGRGDSQVKIRGHRIELTEIEGAISRHPRIKQCVVLAANDRSSVRLVAYCVSTQPVSSVQLREHVSKALPDYMVPALFVFLDAIPLTPNGKIDKRALTAAGASTQAASPGSDQNLSPIGLKLADAWSAILDVPHIDANLSFVELGGDSLSFVQASMVLERLIGHLPERWEMLPVRDLGELANTAKPSRLAVRAMEVPVLLRVMSIVMIVVGHFQLFKDWAFFGETAVLFVVSGLSLARFQFQAINERGNASTLVKSVATIAVPTVLYTLLTQVLFDRFHWQSVLMISNWFAPNDIGYFTYWYVEVLLQMIVIIGLVLSFERVRQIILSNPFRYLLMASCLLAVADLLISLYVFDASALDNRVPQHFLAIMVLGMAIHYADSTRRKWMASAVAVIVVGGRDLLEFYGHGLPAVGMSEYIDVAVPAVLAVIWIRSVPVPGLIARGLAAIAASTLYIYLTHFQFQSVARRLNDSPVLAVVIAIVGGIVVGYAWNKFVRIVLMRFNGAEKKRRAQKIERVA
- a CDS encoding mechanosensitive ion channel family protein is translated as MDETIVNVTTAKFNALIAIVQAYGAAFAIKILTAIAFWIVGRWLIGFAVHMVQKALGKQKVDPTVLRYVGSAITVTLNIILVIGILGYLGMQTTTFAALLAAVGLAIGMAWSGLLANLAAGAFIIVLRPFKVGDFICAGGVTGTVTEIGLFATAINTPDNVLTLVGNNKIFSDNIQNFTHNPFRRVELKAQLSGAADWKAAAALLKQKIASIPNVLAEPAVDVEILEFNLVGPVLAVRPYCHNENYWQVYFDTNRTIKDALGEAGFPAPIPAQTVIFQQGATLPGALTKE
- a CDS encoding PAS domain-containing protein, encoding MDILNLLAKKAQPLASTVSADGQLLNLSASLSDQLGYALEELLAQPIERIFSVESVRALQSLFANPPADELIPSLELTLIRHNGGLLHVIASGLLEWRTVQPARLHLVKIPLGSLGHRLREMHNANEVMSQMLQSAKVAYWCIEFAEAVNINNTPDEIVRQVFENDSHWRLCNRAMADVYEMPSDVDFNQQPVRLYWPRSPANEAFVRRLIEAGFSVDCALSVDRRHDGSPAYVENDVRATIINGQLLRMWGSIRDVSQELRMQHDAEQRIEALRRVFDAVPDAVLVIDEHLQPQWRNAAFEDTFGITHGAGIAQLLLDMALPERTWHSLPLPDLHGRDRNFNVHCSRILVREGVAWRVAVFRECQGRRVQDLHP
- a CDS encoding sigma-54 interaction domain-containing protein, producing the protein MNDSNLPPSLQMGMRSSVNASSEVLGALLETPALHALLDSFSEALIVTDGEGRVRFLNLAAERVNRLSKQQAIGLSERDFFQRSALNYDDLLAALNRGGNSALTRSREGRVLLSSTHAIPTGAYEKPFRMLTQKDFDGSQPQRRASLGNRPAEPQGLRDPQDNALHLSPQLSSIADTGVRAFRRRARLLLLGEPGVGKTAIARHIHRAAGWGDRPFIHVNCGSIPESLFESEMFGYERGAFTGALQGGKQGYIEAASGGTLFLDEIGEIPLHVQAKLLKFLEDSTIQSVGSPLSKTVQVQVIAATNKDLRHLVSTGEFRADLYYRLAVLPVEIPPLRQHRDDLPFLIDILLSRINGDREPSLSLSAGCRKRLMSYDFPGNIRELVNIFERLAVLADDEAQEHHLPAELLQAQRLKPSVVQGATDQSAEQNLKLQVQQFERQVILEAVELCGSKRKAAQHLGIDIGTLIRKLQRD
- a CDS encoding PDR/VanB family oxidoreductase, whose translation is MSQNTGTLNLRVARIESVTPEIKRFTLVSPTGEHLPAFSGGSHVVVLIANDRNTLRNPYSLLSSPYDTSSYQIAVRRVESGRGGSVALHDSVNEGDLIEVTPPVNLFPLIKQARLHLFIAGGVGITPVISQLEELRLSKVPFELHYAVRGEEHAQIGKELQATYGDKVHLYRKGIEARMDIGRVLADRPLGSHVYACGPDSMIDATLACARELGWTDSHVHFERFLEQSSGGEAFSFTLGRSGATIEVSPDQTMLEAVEAAGYSMPYLCRGGACGHCETEVLELDGELLHTDDWLSDEDKTSGKKIMPCVSRAKCNRLVIDL